CAAACATTGATCATCTTGCAAAGCCTTTCCAGACAATAATGTGGAACTTGATTCTACAGCTTCATTTAGGAGATGCGCGTTTGACTATTCCATACTTTATTATCTCTTTCCAATTAAAGCTAAGCTGTTActtaaaggaagaaaagaaagaggatcCACCTTTCTGGCCTGCCCTTTAATCAAAGGATTCTATCAATTACATTGCCCCAAAAAACATCCTTCTTTCCTATAAAAGTACCACGAAGCCATGAAGATCCTATCTTAATTTTCCCCATACTTGGACTAAGCTCCTGAGACTTTGTCCAATAACAAGTTGAAACTACAGAAATCTAGCATTCCATATATACATAATTTAACAGATAGAAATAGATGATAACATACCTTCTGCTCCTCACAGTATGATGGATCAGAAAACCAACTTTCATCAACGACCACGTTCTCCTTTAATTCTCTATTGTTTGAAACTGCAGCCATAGAAGATGTTATAACAACTTTTTTTATAGATGAAACTTTTGCACATGACCGTAGCACATTGATTGTTCCTCTGACTGCAGGTTCCAGTAGTTCTGcctagaaaatgaaacaaaGACAAAAAACGAAGTCATTACCAGGCAACAGATAAGCCTATGCTTGCATACTGCACAATCATGTTGGTATTCTGATTTTAGATTTTACTATAAATTCTGTAACCTTTACCAGACTATGTCTCCACCACAGTAACAACTAAAAGCTCAAACAAGTCGCAGAACTGGTTCCCTAGAAGTTTCAAACATCAGCTAGCTAAGTACAGTGAAATCATGGCTTGAAAAACACAGagagagaaaatagaaaaggtGTTGCTCCTACAACTCCTGCAAAGAGATTTTAGCAGAAAAATAAACAGCGAGCAATATAGGGTTACTATCAAACTTatttggaattttcttttgatgccTACGAGTCAATGGACCATGAACTAGCTAGATAGCCTTGTTcattaaaataactaaaatcaaACTTCTAGTGAGTTACTTAAAGGGGAGCCCCACAAACGCAATTAGAGAAATGAACAAGGATAGGCACACTATGTAAAACCATAAGGCACAATCATTAGCAGATATGAATCAATTATCAAAGGAAGATGCATTCAATCTGCAGATGCTCAAATGTATGTTCAGTTGATATGAGATTCTTAATCATTATAATTTGCGTACTCAAAAACCAGAATTCTATATTGACCAACAGATTAGCTGGCCAAAGCAGGGACTTATTTGCTACAGGGACAAGCTTAAACCCAGCTCTAGCACCTTACACTGACTGACTTATGCAGAAATATAATTCGATAGATCTTGTCTACAAGCCCACTTGTAGACCATGGGAATGTGCTCAactcttaatttttttcattgcCTAACATCAACATTCTTCCAATTGTATCCCTGAAGTAGCAATAGCTAAATCATTTACTAGAGATCTCATATATAGGTACCCAAGATAATGAAGCACGAAGCATATCACAGTATTCTTACCGTGATGTGACCTTCAGGAAGAGGATTGTGCATCTACAGACTTTAAAGAAAAATTCTTCACGGTTTTACCCTGGAAACTATATTACTCTCTTCCATTTTGCATAATAAAAGAGAAATCGAAACACATCATAAAGCCATAGAATTGGAAATAAGAAACTCCCTATTGGTTGTCAGTATTGATGCTTTAACATCATCTAAATCAAAGTCCAAAGGaatatatatcatccaaaaaagCAAGTAGAAATGAAATATTGGCAGGCAATAGAAGAATATAGTAAAACAAAAAGTAGCAGTAAAATTAGATATTCTACAAAGCATGTCAAGAATTTCAAATTCCGTTGAATAGAAAAATGCACCTCTGGATTGCCAACTGAAAGTTGAACTGGAGATGCGGTATGGAAAACACCTTCACATCCCTCAACTATTGCATCAAAGGATCCCTCTTCTAATAAGTTTGCCGAGAACAAGTGAAGCCTTTCCTTTGCTCCAGCAAGTGATGCCAAATGCTGTGTCTTTTTTGGATCATCTGTGGCATGATTGCATCAAGGAGAGGTTCAGACAGCTACAATTAATCCCAAGCTATCTTAGAAAAGTCTATCATGTTTTTACCATGGCTATATTTAAGGAGACTTGGACCCAGAGTAAATAATGGAAGAATCCCAATGCAACAATAAAGTGACTATTTGTATGGATACAATAACATTAtagaaatttccttttcttataCCCTTTTTTCTACtcgttttgtgttttttttgcTTGCCAAAATTCATTCCTAGTTTTAGACCACCAGCCTTTCACATTTAAGCATTGGGAGCCAAAAATGCAGATAAAGATGAACACAAGGTGATAACACTGCAACTGACCCTGAAGTAAATGGCGAAAATCCCACTTAAGCCTTGTCCATACAGGCCTAAATACAAGCACATGGCAGAAAATCTACTTGCAAACAAGAGAAGCACAGGAAATCAAAATCTGCACACAACACAACAGAGATAGTACTTGAGGAGTACAAAATAAACTTACTGAGATCACGAACGGAAGCTTTAACAGTATAACCCCGCTCAAGCAGCAGCTTCACCAGCCATGAAGCTATGTATCCCGAAGCTCCAGTCACGCACACCACTTTCCCTTctcctgctgctgctgctaattttgaagtttgaaaaGATACGATGTTatcatctccttttcttttccgatTGTCGCCCATTACTAGCGTCACCTTTGGAATGAATTGCTTCCTAACAATTTGGAATTGAGATCTGAATCTGGTTTGGTTTGCTTGTTAAACCGAACTTAAATTGAACTCGACAAGTCATGCATAATAATCGTGTGACTCTAttgatatatgtttttttttttcaggttttGCATGTTGGTTGAACAATTGTTCAAGTTCTTGTCTCGTTTTTCACTGCTTCACCAGTATGTGGATGTTGCTGCTAAAGAAATTTGCATTTGTCGTTAGAAGaagaattttctgttttatgaCTGGCAAGTGATTTGTGTCCATCTATTTTAGTGCTTTGTTTACAAATTAATTGGGTTCAATGGTCCATCCACATCGGAACTTAGAATTTATCCTTCTATTTGCTTTATCCTGCACATCAGTTGGAGCTACTACTGCTGTAGCCACAAAGCACAAGGACAAGCAGTCATACCCGTGATTTAGTAAATTTCTCAAGGATCATAAGATTTGtgtaaaattttccttttcaaaaagTAATATATGTAACATTCAATGCACGTATTTTTGTGCTTGTATTATTAAAAGCATTGATCATTTTTTCGTTTggattgcttcttttttttttcaaaaaaattttatatttttcatgaatacattttctaataatatttttatctcacatatattaaatcactataacacatttttcaataaaaactctagaaaataacaatccaaaaggacTAGTTTCTGGTGGTTACACCACATTTATAATTTACATGCGCTTTCTCCACTTTGACAATTCATACATTCTCAAATCCACTTTGAATTGCCTGTTACCAAATTAACATGAAGAATAAATGACAAATTACATGAATGAACTCATGTACCATTTCTCACAAAGGATAACGTTTCACATTTATTCACTGGTAATTTAAATACAATACAACAATGCCTTGGCTTAGAATTAGATGCTAACTAAATTCTTCTCCCTGAAGCTTTCAATCGTATCCTTTAAGCTGACCTCCAAAGGAATAAATTGAACTCCTAAATTCTTTGCCTTCTCGTTGGATATTGTGTGGGCTGGATAAAAAAGGTTGGTATTGTCTGACAATCTGTAATATGTTAAGAAAATTCAGAAAAGACAAGTAAATAAAGCatagttgaaaagaaaatgctAATGTAAAATTAAACTCCACAAAATTTGCAGGAGACAGTAACGCTTCACGAGCATTTTGCCTTTATACAAAATTTCTGTCATATATGGTAACAAAACTTAGTTTAAAACTTTTGTTATAATCCATTTGCCCTTTATATCAAAGGGCGAATTGCATGGATTAATGGAAGGGAtgtatttatctaattaactttTGAACTTTCCATATGAACTAAAACtagaaaaagacaaaatcagaAAATGCTGGCTGAGACAAAACCTGGCAAACAGAATCTTAGGTGACCAGAATCAAATTCATTTCCATCACCTAAAACTCAATTATCTATAATTTGCAGAGGAAACCAATTTGGAGATCCTAATCCTAAGAAGAACCTAATTCTAGAAACAAATTTGAGAAAGAGCTCATTTGATGAGAAAATGAGACAAAAGATGCAGAAAATTCTGGATTTGATGTATGTACTTTGTTaaatataaacaaaaattatgTGATACATCTTGGAGGTGCATATTGCCATCACCAACAGCCTATAAGGACATATACTGACAAAATTGACATGAAAAAATAGACTTACTTATCCAGAAATTTATAAGTAGGGTAATGTCCACGCAAAATCTTGATGACCTGAGGGGCATGTGCTGATCTCTCAACCAGACAATATCTTCCACTTGCAGAAGGGATTTCAAAGGCAATAATAAGCGCATAGGCAACATCTCCAACATCAACCCATCTAAGAGTTGTTgactttttggcattttttttatCCCACATCGGTGGGATTAGTTTTTGGGGAGGGGTTTGAGAGTTATAAATTAACACTCTCCCCTCCCAATTTAAATACACCAAAATTTTGTATTCTTTCTTCTCCCAAATTATTAAGAGCGGGTCGCTTAAGCGGTGTTCGGAGATTAGGCACATTTTGCCAAACTCCGTTATCAATTTCGGGTGTGTTCTTtccttatctcttttatttattatgcATTTATTTGGTAGTTTTTTTCGGTTGtagtatagtattcaatatatttgtTAGATTTATTTGTAGTGTTTTTATACAGTTCTTTTGGATGTATTTTCTTATTCGTGTGTATGTACTGTTTATGTATACACGGGCCTGATCATGATAATACACCGTGCACGTAAATTCTGTCATAGGAGATTGGATTTTAAGTAGGACCGCTTGTGACCCCTCTAGCCTCTTCTAGGAATTTACTTGGAATGGTAATTCTATCTTAGGAGATTGTTTTGACAATCTTTCTTGAAAATTATTGAATCGGTTTAATTCACTAGTTGtatttttaagtgagaaattACCCGATTTTCCCAACAAGTGGTATTAGAGCCGAAGGTTCGTCCTTTGGTTTGTTTGTACTTTgttatattgaatactataaTTTGAGTCTGTAATGGCGTTAGACGATTCACCGATAAATGAATCCACATAAAAAATTACATCTGGGGCATCTGCTTCCTCATCCACATGGTCAAGGATTCTAATGTCAAGTTTGAAGTTGGCGGTAGAGATATTTGACGGTAGTGGCCATTTCGGCATGTGGCAAGGCGAGATAATAGATTATCTTTTCCAACAGGGTCTTAACATTgccattgaagaaaagaaaccagaTGACATAGAAGAGAAGGATTGGAGTACTATAAATCGGTTGGCATGCGGAACTATTCAATCGTGTTTGTCCAGAGAGCAAAAGTATACTTTCAAGAACAAGACTTTTGTATGAAAATTGTGGAAGGCATTGGAGGAGAAGTTTCTGAATAAAAGTGGTCAGAATAACCTCCTTATGAAAAAAAAGTTGTTCCGATTCGATTACCAATCAGGTACTATTATGAATGAACACATCACTATGTTTAATCAATTAGTAGCAGACCTCTTAAATTTAGACGTGAAATTTGAAGATGAAGATTTGGCTTTGATGTTGTTGTCATCCTTTCCTGATGAATTTGAACATTTGGAGACTACATTATTTCATGGGAAGGAGAATGTGTCTTTAGATGCTGTATGTTCTGCTTTGTATAGTCATGAATTGAGAAAGTAtgataaaatgagaaacaaagtAGTTACAACAGATGAAGCGTTAGTGGTAAGAGATCGTCAGCAAAGTCAATCAAAGGGGAGAAGAGGAAGATCTAAATCGAAAAGCAAAGTTGCCAAAGATGAGTGTGCTTTCTGTCATGAGAAAGGACACTGGAAGAAAGACTGTCCaaagttaaaaaaagaaagggaaaacttCGCAAGACGCAAATGTCAGAGTGCAAAAGTGATGcggaatcagatttctctttggTTATATCACCTTCAACATTCCATCCAGATGAGTGGATTTTGGATTTAGGTTGCATCTACCATATGTCTCTCATGCGGGAGTGGTTCTTTAAATTCGAAAAATTTGATGATGGAGTTGTTTGCATGGGAAATGACAATCCATGTAAAATAGTTGGGATAGATTCAATTAATTTGCGTAATCATGATGGATCCACCAGAATCTTGAAGGATGTTCGGTACGTgttgaatttgaagaagaatctCTTTTCTTTGGGGGACTTGGAATCAAAGGCCTGGTTGTGATGATGCGAGATGGAATTCTTAAAGTAACTTTGGGAGCACTTGTGATGTTGAAAGGCGTGAGGAAGAATAATCTGTATTACTATCAAGGTAGTACAGTTATTGggacagcagcagcagcaacatcTTCCAGTAGCAAGAAGGATGCAAAGGCAACAAAGTTGTGGCATATGCGGTTGAGACATGTTGGTGAAAAATCCTTGTAAAATCTTGCCAAACAAGGATTGTTGAAAGGTACGAAAATTtacaaattagaattttgtgagCATTGTGCTCTAGAAAAATAGAGAAGAGTGAAATTTGACACTGCCGTCCATAATACCAAGCGTATTTTGGATTATATGTATTCAGATGTATGGGGACCTGCTAAAACTCTATCCTTTGGAGGCAGGTACTATTTTGTCActtttgttgatgatttttccagaAGAATTTGGGTGTTTACTATGAAGAACAAGGATGATATGTTGggaatttttcttaaatgaaaaACTCAGGTTGAAAATCAGATGGAAAGAAAGATCAAGACTTTTGGAACAGACAACGGTGAAAAATACAAGAGTGATCATTCCAAGAGATATGCCAAGAGTATGGCATAATTTGACACTTCA
This portion of the Coffea arabica cultivar ET-39 chromosome 2e, Coffea Arabica ET-39 HiFi, whole genome shotgun sequence genome encodes:
- the LOC113732317 gene encoding phenylacetaldehyde reductase, which codes for MGDNRKRKGDDNIVSFQTSKLAAAAGEGKVVCVTGASGYIASWLVKLLLERGYTVKASVRDLNDPKKTQHLASLAGAKERLHLFSANLLEEGSFDAIVEGCEGVFHTASPVQLSVGNPEAELLEPAVRGTINVLRSCAKVSSIKKVVITSSMAAVSNNRELKENVVVDESWFSDPSYCEEQKSWYALSKTLAEDAAWKFAKEHGIEIITIHPGFVVGPVLQPSINLSTEFILNLVNGAGAFPNATLRWVDVRDVAYAHILALEIPSASGRYCLVERSAHASQVINILRGHYPAHKFLDKLSDNSNLFYPAHTVSNEKAKNLGVQFIPLEVSLKDTIESFREKNLVSI